Proteins from a single region of Chryseobacterium sp. W4I1:
- a CDS encoding toxic anion resistance protein — MDNQENQPIDPMGSIEPLKTFEPAPMAPPSQPVQNTAPAVLVDKEGNVNLTQLQVEERKKYETLANSIDETNPGSIVNYGAELQKTLSNQSDSFLGNVRRSNSGEVGVLINDLLVELNYVDVDELQQNKVKSFLSKIPFMKKVMTQVENLFAKYDKIINNIEQIAHKVNAGIITSTKDNAVLQTIFESNVNSIKAIEELVIAGNVRMERAAGELAQMEADPQNYQDYQIADKRDFIARLDRRMADLKVVRIIMMQSLPQIRLVQNNNVSIAEKAQTILTTTLPVWKNQLSLAVAMYRQQQNIEIQQKVSSTTEAILKKNAERLGQNSVNVARANEQTIVSVETLRETTSMLINTLNEVKQIQKQGAEGRRKLDQDLQTLEHELKANVRG, encoded by the coding sequence ATGGACAATCAGGAAAACCAACCAATAGATCCAATGGGATCCATTGAACCTCTTAAAACATTTGAGCCTGCTCCGATGGCGCCACCAAGTCAGCCTGTACAAAATACAGCACCGGCAGTTCTTGTGGACAAAGAAGGAAATGTAAATCTGACTCAGCTACAGGTAGAAGAACGTAAAAAATACGAGACTCTTGCCAATTCTATCGATGAGACCAATCCTGGTTCTATCGTGAATTATGGAGCAGAGCTTCAGAAAACTTTATCCAACCAGAGTGACAGTTTCTTAGGAAATGTAAGAAGATCCAACTCAGGAGAAGTGGGAGTACTTATTAATGATCTTTTAGTAGAATTGAACTATGTAGATGTTGATGAACTTCAGCAGAACAAAGTCAAAAGCTTTCTGAGTAAGATCCCGTTCATGAAAAAGGTCATGACGCAGGTGGAAAATCTGTTCGCAAAATATGATAAGATCATCAACAATATCGAGCAGATCGCTCATAAAGTAAATGCAGGGATCATCACTTCTACCAAAGATAATGCGGTTCTGCAAACTATTTTTGAAAGCAATGTGAATTCCATCAAAGCAATTGAAGAACTCGTGATTGCAGGAAATGTAAGAATGGAAAGAGCTGCCGGAGAATTGGCCCAAATGGAAGCCGATCCGCAGAATTATCAGGATTATCAGATCGCTGACAAAAGAGATTTCATCGCAAGATTAGACAGAAGAATGGCTGATCTTAAAGTGGTACGTATCATCATGATGCAGTCGCTTCCACAGATCAGGCTGGTACAGAACAATAACGTTTCTATTGCTGAAAAAGCACAGACCATCCTTACCACAACACTTCCGGTTTGGAAAAATCAACTTTCACTAGCTGTTGCGATGTACAGACAGCAGCAGAATATTGAAATCCAGCAGAAGGTATCTTCCACTACAGAAGCAATTCTGAAGAAAAATGCAGAACGTTTGGGTCAGAATTCTGTGAATGTAGCCAGAGCGAACGAACAGACCATCGTCTCTGTAGAAACATTGAGAGAAACAACTTCTATGTTGATCAACACCTTGAATGAAGTGAAACAGATCCAAAAGCAGGGTGCTGAAGGAAGAAGAAAACTGGATCAGGATCTTCAGACACTGGAACATGAATTAAAAGCAAACGTCAGAGGTTAA
- a CDS encoding TerD family protein, giving the protein MAINLQKGQRINLKKENGAELTQACIGINWGAIEKKGLFGTKKEAVDLDGSCILFDSNKTLTEVIYFGNLKSRNGSVKHSGDDLTGDVNGDDGLDNEVITVDFSQLEPNVEHVALVLNSYQGQDFGTIPFASIRIYEGTPTNVREVFAKYDIANDASFKGHVAMVMGVFYKRNGEWKFNAIGDPTSDRKLEQTIQTVQANYL; this is encoded by the coding sequence ATGGCTATTAACTTACAAAAAGGTCAAAGAATCAACCTGAAAAAGGAAAACGGTGCTGAGCTTACCCAAGCTTGTATAGGAATCAATTGGGGAGCAATCGAGAAAAAAGGACTTTTCGGAACCAAAAAAGAAGCAGTAGACTTAGATGGAAGCTGTATTTTATTTGATTCAAACAAAACGCTTACAGAAGTAATCTATTTCGGAAACCTGAAATCAAGAAACGGTTCTGTAAAACACAGCGGTGATGACCTTACCGGAGATGTGAATGGAGATGATGGATTAGACAATGAAGTGATCACAGTAGATTTCAGTCAGCTGGAACCGAATGTAGAGCACGTTGCATTGGTACTGAACAGCTACCAGGGACAGGATTTCGGAACCATTCCTTTTGCTTCTATCCGTATCTATGAAGGAACGCCTACGAATGTAAGAGAGGTTTTCGCTAAATATGATATTGCCAACGATGCTTCTTTCAAAGGACACGTTGCCATGGTAATGGGTGTTTTCTACAAAAGAAACGGTGAATGGAAGTTCAATGCGATTGGAGATCCTACTTCAGACAGAAAATTGGAGCAAACGATTCAGACCGTTCAGGCCAATTATTTATAA
- a CDS encoding TerC/Alx family metal homeostasis membrane protein: MEHHSILELHPGLVWGFAVTVVIMLLLDLGVFNKKSHEVSSKEATIWSIVWISLSMIFSGVVYWVFNTDGSPESHAVAVEKFTQYQAAYWIEKALSVDNLFVFILVFGFFKVPKYLHHKVLFWGIIGALIFRAIFIFAGVGLINLTYLPEMNIFGKAVQINVVMALFGLFLVYAGIKSWGDGDGDDDEDYSDTAGARLIKSFWKVSDNYDGDKFFTIQNGIKMATPLLVVVGVIEFTDVLFAVDSIPAIFAISNDPFILYTSNIFAILGLRSLYFLLANFIHMFSKLPYGLAIILSFIGVKMLIAPWIHISSPVSLGIVGGVLVISVLASIIFPEKEDDEKETLEK, from the coding sequence GTGGAACATCACAGTATTTTAGAATTGCACCCTGGCTTGGTGTGGGGATTTGCGGTAACGGTCGTTATCATGCTGCTCCTGGATTTAGGAGTATTCAACAAAAAAAGCCATGAAGTATCATCCAAAGAAGCTACCATCTGGTCTATCGTATGGATTTCATTATCCATGATATTTTCAGGAGTAGTGTATTGGGTTTTCAATACAGACGGAAGTCCTGAAAGCCATGCCGTGGCCGTAGAGAAATTTACGCAGTATCAGGCCGCCTACTGGATTGAAAAGGCCCTTTCTGTGGATAACTTATTCGTATTTATCCTTGTTTTCGGGTTCTTTAAAGTTCCGAAATACCTTCATCACAAAGTTCTCTTCTGGGGAATTATCGGAGCCCTGATCTTCAGAGCAATATTTATCTTTGCCGGAGTAGGATTGATTAACCTGACCTACCTTCCTGAAATGAATATCTTTGGAAAAGCAGTTCAGATCAACGTAGTAATGGCTCTATTTGGTCTTTTCCTTGTGTATGCCGGGATTAAATCCTGGGGTGATGGCGATGGTGATGATGACGAAGACTATAGTGATACGGCAGGAGCAAGACTAATCAAAAGTTTCTGGAAAGTTTCCGATAATTATGATGGTGATAAATTCTTCACGATCCAAAACGGGATCAAGATGGCAACACCACTTTTAGTTGTAGTGGGAGTTATTGAATTTACTGACGTTCTTTTCGCAGTAGACTCAATTCCGGCGATCTTTGCGATCTCTAATGATCCGTTCATCCTTTATACATCGAACATTTTCGCCATCTTAGGATTAAGATCATTATATTTCCTATTGGCGAATTTCATTCACATGTTCAGCAAACTTCCTTATGGACTGGCGATTATCCTGTCATTTATTGGGGTTAAAATGCTGATCGCACCGTGGATTCATATTTCATCTCCGGTTTCATTAGGAATTGTAGGAGGGGTATTGGTAATCTCCGTTCTTGCTTCTATTATCTTCCCTGAAAAAGAAGATGACGAAAAAGAAACATTAGAAAAATAG
- a CDS encoding HAD family hydrolase: MKTDIDIHNHCHFSFDLWLTLIKSHPEFKQKRVELFTSFFDVDKPIDKIAKTVKYYDDLCNTINEVTGGNIDTFEIYLMILGSLDVDIRQINNEKLEGFYLKSEELFLEYKPVVIFENIKEFFDHIKNQGKTVNVLSNTGFIKGRTMRKFLIQEELDQYIDFHIYSDEINISKPNPLIFQEVKNNLKDQDLPMHRILHVGDNPVADYKGAKDFGFSAHLLKH; the protein is encoded by the coding sequence TTGAAAACAGATATTGACATTCACAACCACTGTCATTTTTCCTTTGACTTGTGGCTCACCTTAATAAAATCTCACCCTGAATTCAAGCAAAAAAGAGTTGAGCTGTTCACCTCGTTTTTTGATGTAGATAAACCTATTGATAAGATTGCGAAAACCGTAAAATACTACGATGATCTCTGCAATACGATCAATGAAGTGACAGGAGGAAATATTGATACTTTTGAAATTTATTTAATGATCTTAGGATCATTGGATGTTGATATAAGACAGATAAATAATGAGAAGCTTGAGGGGTTTTATTTGAAAAGTGAAGAACTTTTTTTAGAATATAAGCCAGTTGTCATTTTTGAAAATATAAAAGAGTTTTTTGATCATATCAAAAATCAGGGAAAAACGGTGAATGTTTTAAGCAATACAGGATTTATCAAAGGAAGAACGATGCGGAAATTTCTGATTCAGGAAGAGCTGGATCAATACATAGATTTCCACATTTATTCTGATGAAATCAATATTTCCAAACCAAATCCTCTTATTTTTCAGGAAGTAAAAAACAACCTTAAAGACCAGGATCTTCCGATGCACCGGATCCTGCATGTTGGAGATAATCCGGTAGCAGATTATAAAGGGGCAAAAGACTTTGGCTTCAGTGCACACCTACTTAAACACTAA
- a CDS encoding TerD family protein yields the protein MAINLQKGQRENINAPKFTVGLGWDINNTSTGTAFDLDASLFLLGDDKKLVSDNHFIFYNNLESPDKSVIHTGDNLTGEGSGDDEQIKIDLTKIDSAIQEITVVVTIHDADARKQNFGQVRNSFIRIFNTDTNEEILKYELDEDFSIETAVEFGRIYNRNGEWKFEAVGAGQRDGLDKFVSIYQK from the coding sequence ATGGCTATTAACTTACAAAAAGGACAGAGAGAAAACATTAACGCACCTAAATTCACTGTAGGTTTAGGATGGGATATCAATAATACTTCTACAGGTACGGCATTTGACCTTGATGCATCTTTATTTTTGCTGGGCGATGACAAAAAATTAGTTTCAGACAATCACTTTATTTTCTATAATAATTTAGAATCTCCGGACAAATCTGTGATCCACACAGGAGACAATCTTACGGGTGAAGGTTCAGGGGATGATGAGCAGATCAAGATTGATCTTACAAAAATAGATTCAGCAATTCAGGAAATTACAGTAGTGGTAACCATCCACGATGCTGATGCAAGAAAGCAGAACTTCGGACAGGTAAGAAATTCTTTCATCAGAATTTTCAATACGGATACCAACGAAGAAATCCTGAAATATGAATTAGACGAGGATTTCTCTATTGAAACTGCTGTGGAATTCGGAAGAATCTACAACAGAAATGGAGAATGGAAATTTGAAGCTGTTGGGGCAGGACAGAGAGATGGCCTTGACAAATTCGTATCAATTTATCAAAAGTAA
- the fusA gene encoding elongation factor G: MKYNTRNIGIIAHVDAGKTTLTERLLYYTGLIHKIGNVDDGNTTMDKDIQEKSRGITISSAAVSTQWKKEETVYNINIIDTPGHIDFAVEVERSLRVLDSVVAVFCASSGVQPQTENVWFQAEKHRISKICFINKMDRIGADFFAVLKEIETKLNAVPMALQIPIGAEDQFEGVIDLIRQKALYWMDENGETIIEKEIPEDHKADADEYRMKLMETLAEYDETFFEVYMNPENSIPEEMITEALQKVCRSGAAVPVLCGSAFKNKGVQPLLDAIVTYFPAPDQLPAIQGKDPETEEAVELARNETESFSGLVFKVLIDKHVGRLAMLRLYYGTIKSGDTVLNVRTGESFRISRILKMQSDKTLSIEEGKAGDIVALTGIKDAKTGDSLSAVEKPVLLEAITIPAPVIRVSIEPKTNSDEKSFGLVLAKIQEEDPSLVVERDRQTGETLLSGLGELHLEVTLEKIRLNHGIEVNQGKPKVSYREILTETRTHREKLSKQNGGSGQFADITFEIGPRENNEPGLEFINLIKGGVIPGEFIPSVEKGFREAMENGPLKGYPLESMKIRLLDGSFHPQDSGAFDFENAARDGFRAAALSCSPKLLEPIMQVEIQSIEEYTGAVTADINRRRGIISSIDERSGRKIFTAEVPLSSTFGYISDLRTLTSGRASISMKLSHYALVPDFIFNTLIT; the protein is encoded by the coding sequence ATGAAATATAACACAAGAAATATAGGAATCATAGCGCATGTAGATGCAGGAAAAACCACTTTAACGGAAAGGCTTCTTTATTACACAGGCCTCATTCATAAGATCGGAAATGTAGACGATGGAAATACCACAATGGATAAAGATATCCAGGAGAAAAGCAGGGGAATTACCATTTCATCTGCAGCAGTTTCCACACAATGGAAGAAAGAGGAAACGGTTTATAACATTAATATCATTGATACTCCCGGACACATCGATTTCGCAGTGGAAGTCGAGCGGTCTTTAAGGGTTCTGGATAGCGTTGTGGCTGTGTTTTGTGCCTCTTCAGGGGTTCAGCCGCAAACCGAAAATGTTTGGTTCCAGGCTGAAAAACATAGAATTTCAAAGATTTGCTTCATCAATAAAATGGACAGAATTGGAGCCGATTTCTTCGCCGTTCTTAAGGAGATTGAAACGAAGCTTAATGCAGTTCCTATGGCACTTCAAATCCCGATCGGAGCTGAAGACCAGTTTGAAGGAGTGATTGATTTAATCAGACAGAAAGCTTTGTACTGGATGGATGAAAACGGAGAAACCATTATTGAAAAGGAAATTCCTGAGGATCACAAAGCGGATGCCGATGAATACAGGATGAAATTAATGGAAACCCTCGCGGAATACGATGAAACGTTCTTTGAGGTTTACATGAATCCTGAAAACAGCATTCCCGAGGAAATGATCACTGAAGCTTTGCAGAAAGTCTGCAGATCCGGAGCCGCGGTTCCTGTTCTTTGTGGTTCTGCCTTTAAAAACAAAGGGGTACAGCCTCTTTTGGATGCAATAGTTACCTATTTTCCGGCACCGGATCAACTTCCTGCTATCCAGGGTAAAGATCCCGAGACAGAAGAAGCTGTAGAATTGGCAAGAAATGAAACAGAATCTTTTTCAGGTCTTGTTTTTAAAGTCCTAATCGATAAACATGTGGGAAGACTGGCCATGCTCCGTCTGTATTACGGTACGATAAAATCCGGCGATACGGTTCTGAATGTAAGAACAGGAGAAAGTTTCAGAATATCGAGAATTCTGAAGATGCAGTCTGACAAAACGTTATCGATAGAGGAAGGAAAAGCGGGTGATATTGTGGCTTTAACAGGAATTAAGGATGCCAAAACCGGAGATTCTTTATCCGCAGTTGAGAAACCTGTCCTTCTGGAAGCGATTACCATTCCGGCTCCTGTGATCAGAGTTTCGATTGAGCCTAAAACGAATAGTGATGAGAAATCTTTCGGTTTGGTGCTGGCTAAAATTCAGGAAGAGGATCCTTCTTTAGTCGTGGAAAGAGACCGGCAGACCGGAGAAACTTTGTTGAGCGGTCTGGGCGAGCTTCACCTTGAGGTCACTCTGGAAAAGATCCGCCTGAATCATGGTATAGAAGTCAATCAGGGGAAACCTAAAGTGTCTTACCGTGAGATTTTAACGGAAACCAGGACTCACAGGGAAAAACTTTCGAAGCAGAATGGCGGAAGCGGACAGTTTGCCGATATCACTTTTGAAATCGGGCCAAGAGAAAATAATGAACCCGGATTGGAATTCATCAACCTGATCAAAGGAGGCGTGATTCCGGGTGAATTTATTCCTTCCGTAGAAAAAGGTTTTAGAGAAGCTATGGAAAACGGGCCCTTAAAAGGTTATCCTTTGGAAAGTATGAAGATCAGACTTCTGGACGGTTCTTTCCATCCTCAGGATTCTGGCGCATTTGATTTTGAAAATGCTGCGAGAGACGGATTCAGAGCGGCTGCTTTATCATGCAGTCCTAAGCTTTTGGAACCCATCATGCAGGTTGAGATCCAGAGTATTGAAGAATACACAGGTGCTGTAACTGCTGATATTAACCGGAGAAGGGGAATTATTTCATCCATTGATGAAAGATCAGGAAGAAAAATTTTCACGGCTGAAGTTCCTTTGTCCTCAACGTTCGGGTATATTTCCGATCTGAGAACGCTGACGAGTGGAAGAGCTTCAATCAGCATGAAATTATCGCACTATGCTTTGGTGCCTGATTTCATTTTCAATACATTAATAACCTAA
- a CDS encoding helix-turn-helix domain-containing protein, with product MRPNYKKIYYDMLKLEHPEKLKDPKIKELLGKLNTTEDILNFNEKIFEQSKESQINNQKLKTYDKKTMLKLLQYQQKHGFSTSYMSRKYKISRTTIMNWKKTFEEEIEQASNAGE from the coding sequence ATGCGTCCCAATTACAAGAAGATATATTATGATATGCTGAAGCTTGAACATCCGGAAAAACTGAAGGATCCAAAGATCAAAGAACTCCTGGGAAAGCTAAATACGACTGAAGATATCTTGAATTTTAATGAAAAGATTTTTGAGCAATCCAAGGAAAGCCAGATCAATAATCAGAAACTCAAAACTTACGATAAGAAAACAATGCTGAAGCTTTTGCAGTATCAGCAAAAACATGGTTTTTCTACGAGTTATATGTCCAGAAAATATAAGATCAGCAGAACAACGATTATGAACTGGAAGAAGACTTTCGAAGAGGAAATAGAACAAGCAAGCAATGCCGGCGAATAA
- a CDS encoding phosphoribosyltransferase family protein, which translates to MNKRYSLHHIHSADEFSFSPAEYSYFKYGDKSYAEKFAKELFSGFIAEHADLLNTEKEIVVLPSPYMAIPTASNFLCFFFKKHLDLYLFQKGMRSSILSKINRKHTYITDYGNLNFEDRKNLIANDTYYIDKDFLRGKLCIFIDDIKITGSHEYTVNRILNEYKVEADFMFLYYAELMNFDIDPKIENHFNYYAVKNVKHVAEVMGKSSFEFNTRIVKYILGLDSSNFDYLTSKVKKEQMDLLLELAISNNYHLIKEYENNINTLTQTELYYGY; encoded by the coding sequence ATGAATAAAAGATACAGCTTACACCACATTCATTCTGCAGATGAGTTCAGTTTCTCACCTGCAGAATACAGCTATTTTAAGTATGGCGATAAGTCGTATGCCGAAAAGTTTGCTAAAGAATTATTCAGCGGATTTATCGCAGAACATGCAGATCTTTTAAACACTGAAAAAGAGATCGTGGTTCTTCCAAGCCCGTATATGGCCATTCCTACGGCTTCTAATTTTTTATGTTTTTTCTTTAAAAAGCATCTGGATTTGTACCTCTTTCAGAAAGGAATGAGATCCAGTATTTTATCAAAGATCAACCGTAAACATACTTATATTACGGATTATGGAAACCTTAATTTTGAAGACCGTAAAAATCTGATTGCCAATGATACGTATTATATCGATAAGGATTTTTTACGGGGGAAACTTTGTATTTTTATAGATGATATAAAAATTACGGGAAGCCATGAATATACGGTGAACAGAATTTTGAACGAATATAAAGTAGAGGCAGATTTTATGTTCCTCTATTATGCGGAACTGATGAACTTTGACATTGATCCGAAGATTGAAAACCATTTCAATTATTATGCCGTGAAAAATGTAAAACACGTCGCAGAGGTAATGGGAAAGTCCAGTTTTGAATTTAATACAAGGATCGTGAAATATATTTTAGGCCTGGATTCAAGTAATTTTGACTATCTTACGTCTAAAGTAAAAAAGGAGCAGATGGACCTGCTTCTGGAGCTGGCAATCAGCAACAATTATCATTTAATAAAAGAATACGAAAATAACATCAATACTTTAACGCAAACGGAACTATATTATGGCTATTAA
- a CDS encoding transposase yields the protein MLYKEIHIGKFIKEMVDENEIPMDRICNFLNKDEGFIDNVYNSKSIDTELLLRWSKLLEYDFFRLYSSHLILYAPPSAVNKNQKKSDKIPYFRKNIYTQEIKDFIMKRILSGEMTYGEVIKEYSIPKSTLHRWIQKNNDNTNG from the coding sequence ATGTTATATAAAGAAATTCATATAGGAAAGTTTATCAAGGAGATGGTAGATGAGAATGAGATACCAATGGATAGGATTTGTAATTTTCTAAATAAGGACGAAGGGTTTATTGACAATGTCTACAATAGTAAATCTATAGATACGGAACTGCTTTTGAGATGGAGCAAACTCCTGGAATATGATTTTTTCAGACTTTACAGCTCACATCTTATCCTGTATGCTCCACCTTCTGCAGTCAACAAGAATCAGAAGAAATCAGATAAGATCCCCTATTTCAGAAAGAATATTTATACCCAGGAGATCAAAGATTTTATTATGAAGAGGATTCTGTCGGGTGAAATGACGTATGGCGAAGTTATTAAGGAATATTCCATTCCAAAAAGCACGCTCCACCGATGGATTCAGAAAAATAATGATAATACTAACGGATAA
- a CDS encoding catalase: MPQPLKYNKKFDELNEEEKALLEINKKTIADFVEQSSSISDVNYATRNAHAKTYAAATGTFLIDKNIPEELLPFFDRDKFDLTIRLSNANLKIKNTGKDIPAYGFAVKVKGENGGLIANFPLVNFPLFPMNSVSHFLKLFTAVNRFYIKKWSSFFSLAAQAVKTIPSVCTLSFARNILKLLGKRNDFILSFDYHSVGAYRLGDNMIKIKLTPKSVDKNFGIKSKMKDSVKNYFQGHDYTADVLIQFCYNLKDQPINKLNVEWKDSPYLKIGEVKINKGQLLDSRDCNIELLSFNPFESNVFFQPVGKIQRLRDEAYKVSMQTRKKINKLLHGKNYE; the protein is encoded by the coding sequence ATGCCACAACCACTAAAATATAATAAGAAATTTGATGAGCTTAATGAGGAGGAAAAAGCACTTCTGGAAATCAATAAAAAAACGATTGCAGATTTCGTTGAACAATCATCTTCGATAAGTGATGTCAATTATGCGACCAGAAATGCCCACGCAAAAACCTATGCTGCAGCTACCGGTACATTTTTAATCGACAAAAATATTCCTGAGGAACTTCTGCCGTTTTTTGACAGGGACAAATTTGATCTGACCATCAGACTTTCCAATGCGAACCTGAAAATTAAGAACACAGGAAAAGATATTCCTGCTTACGGATTTGCAGTAAAAGTAAAAGGTGAGAACGGCGGACTGATCGCCAATTTTCCACTGGTGAACTTCCCTTTATTCCCCATGAATTCGGTTTCTCATTTTTTGAAACTATTTACTGCTGTCAATAGATTTTACATTAAAAAATGGAGCAGCTTCTTTTCTCTGGCAGCCCAAGCTGTAAAAACAATTCCGTCTGTTTGCACCTTATCTTTTGCCCGGAATATACTTAAGCTATTGGGTAAAAGGAATGATTTTATTCTGTCATTTGACTATCATTCTGTAGGCGCTTACCGCTTGGGGGATAACATGATTAAGATAAAGTTGACACCGAAATCTGTAGATAAAAATTTCGGCATAAAATCAAAAATGAAAGACAGTGTAAAAAACTATTTTCAGGGGCATGATTATACTGCTGATGTACTTATTCAGTTTTGTTATAATCTCAAAGATCAGCCTATTAATAAGCTTAATGTGGAGTGGAAAGATTCCCCTTACCTAAAGATTGGGGAAGTGAAAATAAATAAAGGCCAACTTCTGGATTCCCGGGACTGCAATATTGAGCTATTGTCATTTAATCCATTTGAAAGCAACGTTTTTTTCCAGCCTGTTGGAAAGATACAGAGGCTGCGAGATGAAGCGTATAAGGTTTCTATGCAGACGAGAAAGAAGATTAATAAACTGCTGCACGGTAAAAATTATGAATGA
- a CDS encoding SulP family inorganic anion transporter, which translates to MKNTISLFDFSKKINYKNELLAGFTVAMTMIPESLSFAILAGLSPLTGLYAAFMMGLVTAVLGGRPGMVSGGAGATIVVLIALIKSHGIEYLFAAVALGGIFQMLVGIFKLGKFVRLIPQPVMYGFLNGLAIIIFMAQVEQFKITDSSGISSWLQGVPLYIMVGLTALTIAIVYFFPKITKAVPASLVAIIIVFAVVLGFNIPTKTVADIAHISGSLPSFHIPQIPFTLETLQIIFPYAIVMAGVGLIESLLTLSMVDEITNSKGNANKESVAQGIANITNGFFGGMGGCAMVAQTLVNLNAGSRARLSGIIASLMILLIILFGAPFIERIPMAALVGVMMMVAISTFQWVSIRIVNKMPKSDIFVGITVALITVILHNLALAVVVGVIIAALVFAWDNAKRIRAKKSIDENGIKYYEIYGPLFFGSATAFTDKFDPINDPDEVVVDFRESRIVDMSAIDALDKLSKKYSQQNKKLYLRHLSEDCRKMLKNAEAVIEVNIQEDPTYKVMPEK; encoded by the coding sequence ATGAAAAATACCATAAGCTTATTCGATTTTTCGAAAAAAATAAATTATAAAAACGAACTTCTGGCTGGTTTTACAGTTGCCATGACCATGATTCCCGAATCTCTTTCCTTTGCAATTTTGGCGGGTCTTTCCCCACTCACCGGGCTGTATGCAGCCTTTATGATGGGACTTGTTACAGCAGTTTTAGGTGGGCGTCCGGGGATGGTTTCCGGTGGAGCAGGAGCTACCATTGTCGTATTGATTGCCCTGATAAAATCTCACGGGATAGAATATCTTTTTGCGGCTGTTGCCTTGGGCGGAATTTTCCAGATGCTGGTAGGCATTTTTAAGCTGGGGAAATTTGTAAGGCTTATTCCACAACCCGTCATGTATGGTTTTTTAAATGGTCTCGCGATCATTATTTTCATGGCCCAGGTAGAGCAGTTTAAAATAACAGACAGTTCTGGAATTTCCAGCTGGCTCCAAGGAGTTCCTTTATATATTATGGTTGGGCTCACGGCACTTACCATTGCTATCGTTTACTTTTTTCCAAAAATCACTAAAGCCGTTCCTGCATCTTTAGTCGCAATTATTATCGTGTTTGCTGTGGTTTTAGGTTTTAATATTCCTACTAAAACAGTGGCTGACATTGCCCATATCAGCGGAAGTCTTCCAAGTTTCCATATTCCTCAGATTCCTTTTACATTAGAAACATTGCAGATTATTTTTCCTTATGCAATTGTAATGGCAGGAGTGGGTCTTATAGAATCTCTTTTGACACTTTCCATGGTAGATGAGATCACTAATTCAAAAGGAAATGCGAACAAAGAATCTGTAGCTCAGGGAATTGCCAATATCACCAATGGGTTTTTCGGAGGAATGGGTGGATGCGCTATGGTAGCACAAACCCTCGTTAATCTCAATGCAGGCTCAAGAGCAAGACTGTCAGGAATTATTGCTTCCCTTATGATTCTTCTTATCATCCTGTTTGGTGCTCCTTTTATTGAAAGAATACCGATGGCTGCATTAGTTGGCGTTATGATGATGGTCGCTATAAGTACATTTCAGTGGGTTTCCATCCGTATTGTTAACAAAATGCCCAAATCCGATATTTTTGTTGGAATTACAGTAGCGCTGATTACCGTTATCCTTCATAATCTTGCGCTTGCGGTGGTGGTGGGTGTTATTATCGCAGCTCTTGTATTTGCATGGGATAATGCCAAAAGAATCCGCGCAAAAAAATCTATCGATGAAAACGGCATAAAATATTACGAAATATATGGGCCATTATTTTTTGGTTCAGCAACTGCTTTTACAGATAAGTTTGACCCCATCAATGATCCTGATGAAGTGGTTGTGGATTTCAGGGAAAGCAGGATCGTTGATATGAGTGCTATTGATGCCCTAGATAAATTGTCTAAGAAATACAGCCAGCAAAATAAAAAATTATACCTGCGCCACCTCAGTGAAGACTGCCGGAAAATGCTCAAAAACGCAGAAGCAGTTATTGAAGTCAATATTCAGGAAGATCCTACCTATAAAGTAATGCCGGAGAAGTAG
- a CDS encoding phosphate ABC transporter substrate-binding protein translates to MKKFKTLKQSFGINEYELIDFPKKISGIQISRLKYGNKMGCSYCFPHGIETVNSYQENYQRNWKKYRKTRWKNTKQVP, encoded by the coding sequence ATGAAAAAATTCAAAACATTAAAACAATCTTTCGGGATCAATGAATACGAACTCATTGATTTTCCAAAGAAAATTTCCGGAATACAGATCTCAAGATTAAAGTATGGAAATAAAATGGGCTGTTCGTATTGCTTTCCGCATGGTATTGAAACGGTGAATTCATATCAGGAAAATTACCAGAGAAACTGGAAAAAATACAGAAAAACCCGTTGGAAAAATACAAAGCAGGTGCCGTAA